A window of the Streptomyces sp. NBC_00250 genome harbors these coding sequences:
- a CDS encoding D-alanyl-D-alanine carboxypeptidase family protein, producing MPVPRTPRHRLVGGALFLALLTALGIAVASPSGAPPTPGDERRPVSDIGPLPWPRDGQSAVDLEGTGSLGERGGRRPVPIASLTKVMTAYVILEEHPLRPDEEGPLIEVDRTAAHEAGVGGESTVPVRPGERYSQRRLLELLLIPSGNNVARLLARWDSGSQAAFVVKMRRAAGRLGMKDTVYTGASGIEPTTTSTAADQVRLTRAAMEDPVFRAVVATRETTVPGLGTITNTNPLLDTPGVLGVKTGSSTPAGGNLLWACEVRVGGTPRLLVGAVLHQRANTTPAEGLRAAVDTSRGLLTAVRDRLAAAGTEGRGR from the coding sequence GTGCCCGTTCCCCGTACCCCCCGTCACCGCCTCGTCGGCGGTGCCCTGTTCCTGGCCCTGCTGACGGCCTTGGGCATCGCCGTCGCCTCCCCCTCCGGCGCGCCTCCGACGCCGGGTGACGAGCGAAGGCCGGTTTCCGACATCGGCCCGCTCCCGTGGCCGCGGGACGGCCAGAGCGCCGTCGACCTCGAAGGGACCGGTTCGCTGGGCGAGCGGGGCGGGCGGCGGCCAGTGCCGATCGCGAGCCTGACGAAGGTGATGACCGCCTACGTCATCCTGGAGGAGCACCCGCTGCGGCCTGACGAGGAAGGCCCCCTGATCGAAGTGGACCGGACGGCCGCGCACGAGGCGGGAGTCGGCGGCGAGTCGACCGTCCCCGTACGGCCTGGCGAACGCTACTCCCAGCGCCGGCTCCTGGAACTGCTCCTGATCCCCTCCGGCAACAACGTCGCCCGTCTGCTGGCCCGCTGGGACTCCGGCAGCCAGGCTGCCTTCGTGGTGAAGATGCGGCGCGCCGCCGGACGGCTCGGCATGAAGGACACGGTCTACACGGGGGCGAGCGGCATCGAGCCGACGACCACGAGCACCGCGGCCGACCAGGTGCGGCTGACGCGGGCCGCGATGGAGGACCCTGTCTTCCGGGCGGTCGTGGCCACCCGCGAGACCACCGTCCCCGGCCTCGGGACGATCACCAACACCAATCCCCTGCTGGACACCCCGGGCGTCCTCGGCGTGAAGACCGGCTCCAGCACACCGGCGGGCGGGAACCTCCTGTGGGCCTGCGAGGTGCGCGTCGGCGGTACGCCCCGGCTGCTGGTGGGCGCCGTCCTGCACCAGCGGGCGAACACCACGCCCGCCGAGGGGCTCCGCGCCGCCGTCGACACCAGTCGCGGCCTGCTCACCGCCGTCCGCGACCGGCTGGCCGCCGCCGGAACGGAGGGCCGGGGACGATGA
- a CDS encoding dihydrofolate reductase family protein produces MRKVVSGLFVSLDGVAQSPNEWQFAFDEEMGAALAETLETADAILLGRVTFTEWAGYWPTVTSGEDAAFAKWINGSPKYVVSSTLDSVDGWANSTLVRGELATAIEELKAGEGKNITIAGSPTLVRSLLELDLLDELVLLIHPVVAGEGRKKLFADDAALKKLELVSARPTSSGVIIATYRPER; encoded by the coding sequence ATGCGCAAGGTCGTTTCCGGTCTGTTCGTCTCGCTCGACGGTGTCGCCCAGTCGCCGAACGAGTGGCAGTTCGCCTTCGACGAGGAGATGGGCGCCGCGCTGGCGGAGACGCTGGAGACGGCCGACGCGATCCTGCTGGGCCGTGTGACGTTCACCGAGTGGGCCGGGTACTGGCCGACGGTGACCAGCGGGGAGGACGCGGCCTTCGCCAAGTGGATCAACGGCTCGCCCAAGTACGTGGTCTCTTCCACGCTGGACAGCGTCGACGGCTGGGCGAACAGCACACTCGTCCGTGGCGAGCTGGCGACCGCGATCGAGGAGCTCAAGGCGGGCGAAGGGAAGAACATCACCATCGCGGGAAGCCCGACGCTGGTGCGCTCGTTGCTGGAGCTGGACCTCCTGGATGAACTGGTCCTGCTGATCCACCCGGTGGTGGCCGGTGAGGGGCGCAAGAAGCTGTTCGCCGATGATGCCGCCCTGAAGAAGTTGGAGCTGGTGAGTGCCCGGCCCACGAGCAGCGGAGTGATCATCGCGACCTACCGACCGGAGCGCTGA
- the exaC gene encoding acetaldehyde dehydrogenase ExaC — protein sequence MTRYAAPGAEGAIMSYEARYDHWIGGEYVAPALGRYFENPSPVDGRPFTEVARGTAEDVERALDAAHAAAPAWGRTAPAERAAVLLRIADRMEGNLEALAVAESWDNGKPVRETLAADIPLAIDHFRYFAGALRAQEGALSEIDDDTVAYHFHEPLGVVAQIIPWNFPILMAVWKLAPALAAGNAVILKPAEQTPASVHFWLSLVADLLPPGVLNVVNGFGEEAGKPLASSPRVAKIAFTGETSTGRLIMGYASENLKPVTLELGGKSPNIFFDDVWAADDDFRDKALEGFTMFALNQGEVCTCPSRALVQRGHYGEFLEAAVARTEKILPGHPLDTDTMIGAQASAEQLRKIASYLEIGQKEGARILTGGHIVEHGGELAGGYYVQPTVFEGDNRMRIFQEEIFGPVVAVTSFTDFDDAISTANDTLYGLGAGVWTRDTNTAYRAGRAIQAGRVWTNCYHAYPAHAAFGGYKQSGIGRETHRMMLDHYQQTKNILQSYSPKKLGFF from the coding sequence ATGACCCGTTACGCCGCACCCGGTGCCGAGGGCGCGATCATGTCGTACGAGGCCCGCTACGACCACTGGATCGGAGGCGAGTACGTCGCTCCGGCGCTCGGTCGCTACTTCGAGAACCCGAGCCCGGTCGACGGACGTCCCTTCACGGAGGTCGCGCGCGGCACGGCCGAGGACGTGGAACGCGCCCTCGACGCGGCGCACGCGGCGGCCCCCGCGTGGGGGCGGACGGCTCCGGCGGAGCGCGCGGCCGTCCTGCTGAGGATCGCGGACCGGATGGAGGGCAATCTGGAGGCGCTCGCGGTCGCGGAGAGCTGGGACAACGGCAAACCCGTCCGGGAGACGCTGGCCGCCGACATCCCGCTCGCGATCGACCACTTCCGCTACTTCGCGGGGGCGCTGCGGGCCCAGGAGGGTGCGCTGAGCGAGATCGACGACGACACCGTCGCGTACCACTTCCACGAGCCGCTGGGCGTCGTCGCGCAGATCATCCCGTGGAACTTCCCGATCCTGATGGCGGTCTGGAAGCTGGCACCGGCGCTCGCCGCGGGCAACGCGGTGATCCTCAAGCCGGCCGAACAGACGCCGGCCTCGGTGCACTTCTGGCTGAGCCTGGTCGCGGACCTGCTGCCGCCGGGTGTCCTGAACGTCGTCAACGGATTCGGCGAGGAGGCCGGCAAACCGCTCGCGTCCTCGCCGCGCGTCGCCAAGATCGCCTTCACCGGCGAGACGTCGACCGGTCGGCTGATCATGGGATACGCCTCCGAGAACCTGAAGCCCGTGACGCTGGAGCTGGGCGGCAAGTCGCCGAACATCTTCTTCGACGACGTGTGGGCGGCGGACGACGACTTCCGCGACAAGGCGCTCGAAGGCTTCACGATGTTCGCCCTCAACCAGGGCGAGGTCTGCACCTGCCCCTCGCGCGCGCTCGTCCAGCGCGGCCACTACGGCGAGTTCCTGGAGGCGGCGGTAGCCCGTACGGAGAAGATCCTCCCGGGCCACCCCCTGGACACGGACACGATGATCGGCGCCCAGGCCTCGGCCGAGCAGCTCCGCAAGATCGCCTCGTACCTGGAGATCGGGCAGAAGGAGGGCGCGAGGATCCTGACGGGTGGTCATATCGTCGAGCACGGCGGCGAACTGGCGGGCGGGTACTACGTCCAGCCGACCGTGTTCGAAGGCGACAACCGCATGAGGATCTTCCAGGAGGAGATCTTCGGCCCGGTGGTGGCGGTGACCTCCTTCACCGACTTCGACGACGCGATCAGCACGGCCAACGACACCCTGTACGGCCTCGGCGCCGGCGTCTGGACCCGCGACACGAACACCGCCTACCGCGCGGGCCGCGCCATCCAGGCGGGCCGCGTCTGGACCAACTGCTACCACGCGTACCCGGCCCACGCGGCCTTCGGCGGCTACAAGCAGTCGGGCATCGGCCGCGAGACCCACCGCATGATGCTGGACCACTACCAGCAGACGAAGAACATATTGCAGAGTTACAGTCCCAAGAAGCTTGGGTTCTTCTAG
- a CDS encoding SWIM zinc finger family protein codes for MSGYGHEGEERTFAALPPSQGAAFARTWWGLAWLKALEDTALDGQQLKAGRRHARAGAVGAVSVRPGRITAVVKDRDGTAYRSDVLVREFSEEEWERLLDLAVDSAGHIAALLDREMPPHLVEDAAAAGLDLLPGIGDLDPECGCEAWDHCPHTAALCYQVARLLDEDPFVLLLMRGRGERTLLDQLQARSTSRAARGGRGADDTPDTDDAEGTGGMPGVSAEEAYAAGFLLPPLPAPPVAPASPGRSPSLDTETDPEPGVDPAALEFLASDAAGRAYRMLVEALDSGAPGSGAPVGVGSRTGIASSGGTGGGPPRAGGTSGGSGVATAPVPAPPLTVAQDAVRLAADSPAPWIAARLVSGSGRTRAEMDLATRAWRFGGAAALAVLEEEWTPDTEALAWAAARLAEAWEDDDRPVLRRAGGARWTVVGAEAQLRLGEDGRWWPYLKSGARWSPAGPPDRDPATALATAFAAGPNGAGG; via the coding sequence ATGAGCGGGTACGGACACGAGGGCGAGGAGCGGACGTTCGCGGCGCTGCCGCCCTCGCAGGGTGCGGCCTTCGCCAGGACCTGGTGGGGCCTGGCGTGGCTGAAGGCCCTGGAGGACACCGCGCTCGACGGCCAGCAGCTCAAGGCGGGACGGCGGCACGCGCGCGCGGGGGCGGTGGGCGCCGTGTCGGTACGGCCCGGGCGCATCACCGCGGTCGTCAAGGACCGCGACGGCACGGCATACCGCAGCGACGTCTTGGTGCGGGAGTTCTCCGAGGAGGAGTGGGAGCGGCTCCTGGACCTCGCCGTGGACAGCGCGGGGCACATCGCCGCGCTCCTCGACCGCGAGATGCCGCCGCACCTGGTCGAGGACGCGGCGGCGGCCGGGCTCGATCTGCTGCCGGGAATCGGCGACCTCGACCCGGAGTGCGGCTGCGAGGCCTGGGACCACTGCCCGCACACGGCGGCGCTCTGCTACCAGGTGGCTCGGTTGCTCGACGAGGATCCCTTCGTCCTGCTGCTCATGCGGGGGCGCGGCGAGCGGACCCTGCTGGACCAGCTGCAGGCGCGCAGTACGTCTCGGGCCGCGCGCGGCGGGCGGGGAGCGGACGACACGCCGGACACGGACGACGCCGAGGGCACCGGAGGGATGCCCGGCGTGTCGGCCGAGGAGGCCTACGCGGCCGGGTTCCTCCTGCCGCCGCTGCCCGCGCCTCCGGTCGCTCCGGCCTCGCCGGGCAGGTCACCGTCCTTGGACACGGAAACGGATCCGGAGCCCGGGGTCGACCCGGCGGCGCTGGAATTCCTCGCGTCGGACGCGGCGGGCCGCGCGTACCGGATGCTGGTCGAGGCGCTCGACTCCGGAGCGCCGGGCAGCGGCGCGCCGGTCGGCGTCGGTTCGCGCACCGGCATCGCGAGCAGTGGGGGTACGGGCGGTGGGCCGCCGCGTGCCGGGGGGACGAGCGGTGGGAGCGGCGTAGCCACGGCGCCGGTGCCGGCGCCTCCGCTGACGGTCGCTCAGGACGCGGTGCGGTTGGCCGCGGACTCCCCCGCACCGTGGATCGCGGCGCGTCTGGTCTCCGGCTCGGGCCGGACGCGGGCGGAGATGGACCTGGCCACGCGCGCGTGGCGCTTCGGGGGCGCTGCCGCCCTCGCCGTACTGGAGGAGGAGTGGACGCCGGACACCGAGGCACTCGCCTGGGCGGCGGCCAGGCTCGCGGAGGCCTGGGAGGACGACGACCGGCCGGTGCTACGACGGGCGGGCGGCGCGCGGTGGACGGTGGTGGGCGCGGAGGCCCAGCTGCGGCTCGGCGAGGACGGGCGCTGGTGGCCTTACCTCAAGTCCGGTGCGCGGTGGTCCCCCGCCGGTCCGCCGGACCGCGATCCGGCGACGGCCCTCGCGACGGCCTTCGCCGCCGGTCCTAATGGAGCGGGTGGCTGA
- a CDS encoding endonuclease/exonuclease/phosphatase family protein, producing MTATTRPVPAAAPDGTAAGTLPSTGAGGTTVGPDRAADAGARRRWWRRRGAAVTGCSVLLAVGVAGHGLLPRLPGRLSSLAETLLPWSALVVPVLVAAALLRRAQVAAAVALVVPAAAWLAVFGGVLADKTSPGGDLTLVSHNVNQANPDPGGTVRSLLAAGADVLALEELSPATAPAYEQALAEAYPYHFYQGTVGLWSVHPLRDARAVPIMPWTRAMRATVDAPGGRLAVYVAHLPSVRVGPAGFTAGARDEALGLLAAEVRAEPVRRVVVMGDLNGSTDDRALRPLTDRLVSAQASAGAGFGFTWPARLPAVRIDQILLGGVRAASAWTLPATASDHLPVAARIHLSPDPAP from the coding sequence ATGACCGCGACGACACGCCCGGTCCCCGCCGCCGCACCGGACGGCACGGCGGCGGGGACCCTTCCCTCCACCGGGGCGGGCGGCACGACGGTCGGCCCGGACCGCGCGGCGGACGCCGGGGCGCGCCGCCGGTGGTGGCGACGCCGCGGGGCGGCGGTCACGGGCTGCTCCGTCCTCCTCGCGGTGGGCGTCGCGGGCCACGGGCTGCTCCCCAGGCTGCCCGGACGGCTGAGCAGTCTGGCCGAGACCCTGCTGCCCTGGAGCGCGCTGGTCGTGCCCGTGCTGGTGGCCGCGGCCCTGCTGCGGCGGGCGCAGGTGGCGGCGGCGGTGGCCCTGGTGGTGCCGGCGGCGGCCTGGCTGGCGGTCTTCGGCGGAGTCCTCGCCGACAAGACGTCCCCCGGCGGGGACCTCACGCTGGTCAGTCACAACGTCAACCAGGCCAACCCCGACCCCGGGGGAACCGTGCGGAGCCTGCTCGCCGCCGGGGCGGACGTACTGGCGTTGGAGGAGCTGAGCCCGGCCACGGCGCCCGCCTACGAGCAGGCCCTGGCGGAGGCCTACCCGTACCACTTCTACCAGGGCACGGTGGGCCTGTGGAGCGTCCATCCGCTGAGGGACGCGCGGGCCGTGCCGATCATGCCGTGGACACGGGCGATGCGGGCCACGGTCGACGCGCCCGGCGGGCGGCTGGCCGTGTACGTCGCCCACCTGCCGTCCGTCCGCGTGGGCCCGGCCGGATTCACCGCCGGGGCGCGCGACGAGGCACTGGGCCTGCTGGCGGCGGAGGTACGGGCCGAGCCCGTCCGGCGCGTCGTCGTCATGGGCGACCTCAACGGCTCCACCGACGACCGCGCATTGCGGCCCCTCACCGACCGTCTCGTCTCCGCACAGGCCTCGGCGGGCGCGGGCTTCGGCTTCACCTGGCCGGCGCGCCTGCCGGCCGTCCGGATCGACCAGATCCTTCTCGGGGGCGTCCGGGCCGCTTCGGCATGGACCCTCCCCGCGACGGCCAGCGACCACCTTCCGGTAGCGGCCCGGATCCACCTTTCCCCGGACCCCGCTCCCTGA
- the cseB gene encoding two-component system response regulator CseB, with amino-acid sequence MPDAVPPPAPAPAPVTILLVEDDEVIRRSVAMALERYGYRVLVAADGLTGLELFREGRHDLMLIDVMLPGLDGIGLCRRIRETATDPILMMSARGDALDVVSGLEAGADDYVVKPVDTAVLVARIRSLLRRAAFVPPAAEPAGPAEPAAPLVFGDLSLDPAALEVRRGGERIALAPTELRLLLEFAAHPGIVLDRQTLLREVWDYGWDGDTRVVDLCVQRLRKKIGSERVETVRGFGYKWKR; translated from the coding sequence ATGCCTGATGCCGTGCCCCCGCCCGCGCCCGCGCCCGCGCCCGTGACGATCCTGCTCGTCGAGGACGACGAGGTGATCCGGCGGTCCGTCGCGATGGCCCTGGAGCGCTACGGCTACCGCGTGCTCGTCGCGGCCGACGGCCTGACCGGGCTCGAACTCTTCCGGGAGGGGCGGCACGACCTGATGCTGATCGACGTGATGCTGCCGGGCCTGGACGGCATCGGGCTGTGCCGGCGCATCCGGGAGACGGCCACGGACCCGATCCTGATGATGTCGGCGCGCGGCGACGCCCTCGACGTGGTGTCCGGCCTGGAGGCGGGGGCCGACGACTACGTGGTGAAGCCCGTCGACACCGCCGTCCTGGTGGCGCGGATCCGTTCGCTGCTGCGCCGGGCCGCCTTCGTACCCCCGGCGGCCGAACCGGCCGGCCCCGCGGAGCCGGCCGCCCCGCTGGTCTTCGGTGACCTCTCCCTCGACCCCGCGGCCCTGGAGGTCCGCAGGGGCGGCGAGCGGATCGCGCTCGCCCCGACCGAGCTGCGGCTGCTGCTCGAATTCGCAGCGCACCCAGGAATCGTGCTGGACCGTCAGACCCTGCTGCGCGAGGTGTGGGACTACGGCTGGGACGGCGACACCCGGGTCGTCGACCTGTGCGTGCAGCGACTGCGCAAGAAGATCGGCTCCGAGCGAGTCGAGACGGTCCGGGGCTTCGGCTACAAGTGGAAGCGGTGA
- a CDS encoding HAMP domain-containing sensor histidine kinase, with the protein MSRGPRGAVAGLVPHSRSLRWKIVLLVALACASMALTVGVLVHDSVLRRSMHEGAGRAVTALAKAREEAAAAGEDGPRASPGELPEALLRQVEHDGEATLYENEPPAPVFWAARREGGKLYAVEVDMTADLLTRQALDRHMWKYSLLTLGVVVPATALATELPARRLRRVARTARRITAGDLDARTGTVRGGDEVAEISAVVDSMADSLQQRIDTEQRFTADVAHELRTPLMGLVTSADLLPEGEVTDMVQSRVQVLRDLVEDLLEISRLDAGAETSQPGPVDLAALVRDSVARTGLAARVTERETAVVESDPRRLDRIVSNLVVNAHRHGAGLVEVAVAGRTVTVRDHGPGFPADLLSHGPQRFRTGTAERGHGHGLGLTIASGQARVIGATLDFANAPDGGAVATLTLPQDGPPSEA; encoded by the coding sequence GTGAGCCGGGGTCCCCGGGGAGCGGTCGCGGGCCTGGTGCCGCACTCCCGCTCGCTGCGCTGGAAGATCGTCCTCCTGGTGGCGCTGGCCTGTGCCTCGATGGCGCTGACGGTCGGCGTGCTGGTGCACGACTCGGTGCTGCGGCGGTCCATGCACGAGGGCGCGGGCAGAGCCGTCACGGCCCTGGCGAAGGCCAGAGAGGAGGCCGCGGCCGCGGGTGAGGATGGCCCCCGGGCCTCCCCGGGGGAGCTGCCCGAGGCCCTGCTGCGGCAGGTCGAGCACGACGGCGAGGCCACGCTCTACGAGAACGAGCCACCGGCCCCCGTGTTCTGGGCGGCCCGGCGGGAGGGCGGGAAGTTGTACGCGGTCGAGGTCGACATGACCGCCGACCTGCTGACCCGGCAGGCCCTGGACCGTCACATGTGGAAGTACTCGCTGCTCACCCTGGGCGTCGTCGTCCCCGCCACGGCCCTGGCGACGGAACTCCCCGCCCGGCGGCTGCGCCGGGTGGCCCGCACGGCCCGCCGCATCACGGCGGGCGACCTCGACGCCCGGACGGGGACGGTCCGCGGGGGCGACGAGGTCGCCGAGATCTCAGCCGTGGTGGACTCGATGGCCGACAGCCTCCAGCAGCGGATCGACACCGAGCAGCGCTTCACCGCCGACGTCGCACACGAGCTGCGCACCCCGCTGATGGGTCTGGTCACCTCGGCGGACCTGCTGCCCGAGGGCGAGGTGACGGACATGGTCCAGAGCCGGGTGCAGGTGCTGCGGGACCTGGTGGAGGATCTCCTCGAGATCTCCCGTCTCGACGCGGGCGCCGAGACGTCCCAGCCGGGACCGGTCGACCTGGCCGCCCTCGTCCGGGACTCGGTGGCGCGGACGGGCCTCGCGGCACGGGTGACCGAACGGGAGACGGCGGTGGTCGAGTCGGACCCCCGGCGCCTGGACCGTATCGTCTCCAACCTCGTCGTCAACGCCCACCGGCACGGCGCGGGCCTGGTGGAAGTCGCCGTCGCCGGTCGGACGGTGACCGTCCGGGACCACGGCCCCGGCTTCCCGGCCGACCTGTTGTCCCACGGCCCCCAGCGGTTCCGTACGGGCACGGCCGAGCGGGGGCACGGGCACGGCCTGGGCCTGACGATCGCGTCCGGCCAGGCGAGGGTGATCGGGGCGACCCTGGACTTCGCCAACGCCCCGGACGGAGGGGCGGTCGCGACCCTGACCCTGCCCCAGGACGGGCCACCGTCCGAGGCGTGA
- a CDS encoding helix-turn-helix domain-containing protein codes for MGLEIESRPSELPHIERVWRSRSDDVGRMTSIANAHWELVFWEHDGRVQAAVLGPEPKASVAPVPKDATFFGISFAVGTSMPHVPISRLVGSGVEIPDVTRRSVWLRGSAWHVPDYDNAEAFVRRLVREGIVDRDPIVPAVLDGAVPDVSERTLQRRFAAATGLTQGAIGQIHRARQAAVLIQEGVPAQDVVHRLGYFDQPHLARSLTRYIGRTATRLSAPDTAEPLSLLYKPSPSAPA; via the coding sequence TTGGGGCTGGAGATCGAGAGCCGCCCTTCGGAGCTGCCGCACATCGAGCGGGTCTGGCGCAGCCGAAGCGATGACGTGGGGCGGATGACGTCGATCGCGAACGCGCACTGGGAGCTCGTCTTCTGGGAGCACGACGGCCGGGTGCAGGCTGCGGTACTCGGCCCGGAGCCCAAGGCCAGCGTGGCGCCCGTCCCGAAGGACGCCACGTTCTTCGGCATCAGCTTCGCCGTCGGTACTTCGATGCCGCACGTACCGATCAGTCGGCTGGTCGGCAGCGGTGTGGAGATTCCCGACGTCACGCGGCGGTCCGTGTGGCTGAGGGGCTCGGCGTGGCACGTGCCCGATTACGACAATGCGGAGGCATTCGTACGGCGCCTGGTACGCGAGGGCATCGTGGACCGCGACCCGATCGTGCCCGCCGTCCTCGACGGGGCGGTTCCCGACGTCTCCGAACGCACCCTCCAGCGGCGTTTCGCCGCCGCGACGGGCCTCACCCAGGGCGCCATAGGGCAGATCCACCGTGCCCGCCAGGCGGCGGTACTGATCCAGGAGGGCGTTCCGGCACAGGACGTCGTACACCGGCTGGGGTACTTCGACCAGCCGCACCTGGCACGGTCCCTGACCCGATACATCGGCCGCACCGCCACTCGGCTGAGCGCCCCGGACACGGCCGAGCCGCTGTCGCTTCTGTACAAGCCCTCGCCCTCGGCGCCCGCATAG
- a CDS encoding bifunctional 5,10-methylenetetrahydrofolate dehydrogenase/5,10-methenyltetrahydrofolate cyclohydrolase, whose amino-acid sequence MSTSTAALMDGTALARRTVEETAARAAEITRRTGVTPCLATVLVGADPASVTYVKMKQNRCAKAGIRSKHVELPASTTTEELVAAITALSEDPEVHGILLQHPVGPHIDERAAFEAIAPEKDVDGVTMASFAAMGFGLPGFVSCTPGGIMRLLDAYDVELRGKRAVVVGRSAILGKPAGLLLLGRDATVTYCHSRTEDLSSVVREADVLVAAVGKPNFIKGADIKPGAVVVDAGYNPGNVGDVDFASAAERASLITPVPGGVGPMTIAVLLAQTVEGAERQLGL is encoded by the coding sequence ATGTCCACCAGCACCGCCGCCCTCATGGACGGCACGGCCCTCGCCCGCCGTACGGTCGAGGAGACCGCCGCCCGGGCCGCCGAGATCACCCGCCGCACCGGCGTCACCCCGTGCCTCGCGACCGTCCTGGTCGGCGCGGACCCGGCCTCCGTGACGTACGTGAAGATGAAGCAGAACCGCTGCGCGAAGGCCGGAATCCGCTCCAAGCACGTCGAGCTCCCCGCCTCCACGACGACCGAGGAACTCGTCGCCGCGATCACCGCGCTCTCCGAGGACCCCGAGGTCCACGGCATCCTCCTCCAGCACCCCGTCGGCCCGCACATCGACGAACGCGCCGCCTTCGAGGCCATCGCCCCGGAGAAGGACGTCGACGGCGTCACCATGGCCTCCTTCGCGGCCATGGGATTCGGCCTGCCCGGCTTCGTCTCCTGCACGCCCGGCGGCATCATGCGCCTCCTCGACGCCTACGACGTCGAACTCCGGGGCAAGCGCGCGGTCGTCGTCGGCCGCAGCGCCATCCTCGGCAAGCCGGCCGGGCTGCTCCTCCTCGGCCGCGACGCCACCGTCACCTACTGCCACTCCCGCACCGAGGACCTCTCCTCCGTGGTCCGCGAGGCCGATGTCCTCGTGGCTGCCGTCGGCAAGCCGAACTTCATCAAGGGCGCGGACATCAAGCCCGGCGCCGTCGTCGTCGACGCCGGCTACAACCCGGGCAACGTCGGCGACGTCGACTTCGCCTCGGCCGCCGAGCGCGCCTCCCTCATCACCCCGGTCCCCGGCGGTGTCGGCCCCATGACCATCGCCGTGCTCCTCGCCCAGACGGTCGAGGGCGCGGAGCGTCAGCTCGGCCTGTAG